The Candidatus Amarolinea dominans genomic interval AGTGACAGGAAAAGTGACTCGATGACCTCGGCATGGATGCGCATCCGTTCGGCGTTGATTCAACTTGCCACACGACGCTTGACCCTCTGGTTCTCCTTGCGCTACCAGCGGTCGCACACCTCGATACCCAAGGATCCAACCATGGACGAACGCCTGCAACACGCCGCCGATCTGCTGCGCCGCTCGACTCGCACCATTGCCTTGACCGGCGCGGGCATCAGCACCCCGTCCGGCATTCCCGATTTCCGCAGCCCCACGTCCGGCCTGTGGGCCACCTTCGATCCGCTCGAAGTGGCCTCGGTCTGGAACTTCCACGCCGCGCCCGAGCGCTTCTACGCCTGGATGCGACCGTTGGCAGCCCAGATTTTGGGAGCCAGGCCCAACCCCGCACACACGGCGCTCGCCCGCCTGGAGGCCGGCAACCTGGTGCATGGCATCATCACGCAGAACATTGACAGCCTGCACCAGGCCGCGGGATCGAAGCGGGTACACGAGGTGCATGGACATCTGCGCAGCGCCAGTTGCCTCGATTGTCATTTCCAGCGCGCAGCCGGCGACCTGTGGGACGCGTTCCTACAGCGCGGCGAGCTGCCGCGCTGTGACAACTGCGGCGCAGTGCTCAAACCAGACGCCATCCTCTTTGGCGAACCGCTTTCCTACAACACCCTGCGCCTGGCGCAAGAGGATGCCCTGCACTGTGATGTGTTTATCGTGGTTGGCTCATCCCTTGAGGTCGAACCCGCGGCTGATCTACCCTTCCTGGCCCAACGCCGCGGCGCCCAGGTCATCGTCTTCAACTACCAGCCCACGCCGATTGATGCCCGTGCAGCCCTCGTCCTCTCGGCCGACGCCGCCGTCATCCTGCCGCGCCTGGCCGACATCCTCCTCGGCCCGGCCACGTAGGTCACGCCTCCGGCGTGACAACGCCGTTTACAACAAATCACGCTTCCCGGCAACAACAGCGCAAGTAGGTCACGCCTCCGGCGTGACAACGCCGTTTACAACAAATCACGCTTCCCGGCAACAACAGCGCAAGTAGGTCACGCCTCCGGCGTGACAACGCCGTTTACAACAAATCACGCTTCTCGGCAACAACAGCGCAAGTAGGTCACGCCTCCGGCGTGACAACGCCGTTTACAACAAATCACGCTTCTCGGCAACAACAGCGCAAGTAGGTCACA includes:
- a CDS encoding NAD-dependent deacylase; the protein is MDERLQHAADLLRRSTRTIALTGAGISTPSGIPDFRSPTSGLWATFDPLEVASVWNFHAAPERFYAWMRPLAAQILGARPNPAHTALARLEAGNLVHGIITQNIDSLHQAAGSKRVHEVHGHLRSASCLDCHFQRAAGDLWDAFLQRGELPRCDNCGAVLKPDAILFGEPLSYNTLRLAQEDALHCDVFIVVGSSLEVEPAADLPFLAQRRGAQVIVFNYQPTPIDARAALVLSADAAVILPRLADILLGPAT